Proteins encoded in a region of the Paenibacillus sp. W2I17 genome:
- a CDS encoding YheC/YheD family protein, whose product MSLTFCNLHFTKQPDKVVYVSNALMKSLNLSGKKTVHLRFGRDRVPATIKPIKKAGKHLYLASGIRNMMNVPKRGSIYLRNLQNDEVQLGPLIGVLSDGPATSTNPFGSRTGFIKQLLREGSRKSYIYAFTPRDINWQNETVSGFFLNDNGSFTRRTVPLPDVVYNRLPSRRSDFSPAINQLRERFVRRKIPFFNWSFFNKSDIYTLLENEPAAGRYIPESITNPSVEQMKEMLERHQFVYYKPTAGSLGNGIYRLTYSPKRGYFARYRKKGGNALLRFGSFNSLMRMLQGRHGKQLRGYVVQQGIRLIEIDECPIDFRFHMHKNGNNQWVVVGIGAKKAGRGSVTTHIKNGGSLMTPEQALSRNFGDRAGEVLQHAKSVAITLAQAIETQHQHLIGEIGFDLGIDQEEHVWMFEANAKPGRSIFRHPSLRVEGKSSVEHILEHCLYLSKFRKKEEI is encoded by the coding sequence ATGAGTTTGACCTTTTGCAATCTGCATTTCACCAAGCAACCGGATAAAGTGGTTTATGTATCCAACGCTTTAATGAAGAGCCTCAACCTGTCCGGCAAAAAAACGGTGCACCTTCGCTTCGGGCGTGACCGGGTACCTGCAACGATCAAACCAATCAAAAAAGCAGGTAAACATCTGTATCTCGCTTCAGGTATCCGTAATATGATGAACGTTCCCAAACGGGGCAGTATTTATCTCCGGAATTTGCAAAATGATGAGGTCCAGTTAGGTCCACTGATCGGCGTACTCTCTGATGGGCCTGCGACGAGCACGAATCCATTCGGTTCCCGTACTGGTTTCATCAAACAGTTACTCCGTGAAGGCAGCCGTAAATCCTACATTTACGCATTTACTCCTCGGGATATTAATTGGCAGAACGAGACTGTATCGGGTTTTTTCCTGAATGATAACGGAAGCTTCACCCGCAGAACGGTACCTCTGCCCGATGTCGTCTACAACCGATTGCCGAGCAGACGCTCAGACTTCTCACCAGCAATCAACCAGCTGCGGGAACGATTTGTTCGCCGAAAAATTCCGTTCTTCAACTGGAGCTTCTTCAACAAATCGGATATCTATACGTTGCTGGAGAACGAGCCGGCAGCAGGACGGTATATCCCTGAATCGATTACCAACCCTTCCGTTGAACAGATGAAGGAAATGTTGGAACGCCATCAGTTCGTCTACTATAAGCCTACTGCAGGAAGTCTGGGGAACGGGATCTATCGCCTGACTTATTCGCCCAAACGTGGATATTTCGCACGTTATCGCAAAAAAGGCGGTAATGCACTCCTGCGTTTTGGGTCCTTCAACAGTCTGATGCGCATGCTTCAGGGAAGACATGGCAAACAGCTACGCGGATATGTAGTTCAGCAGGGAATACGTCTAATTGAGATTGATGAATGTCCAATTGATTTCCGTTTTCACATGCACAAAAATGGTAACAATCAATGGGTTGTTGTCGGGATTGGAGCCAAAAAGGCAGGACGTGGCAGCGTCACAACACACATCAAAAATGGCGGCTCCCTAATGACTCCTGAGCAGGCGCTCAGTCGCAACTTCGGCGATCGTGCGGGAGAAGTTCTTCAGCATGCCAAATCCGTCGCTATTACACTGGCCCAGGCGATTGAAACCCAGCACCAGCATCTGATTGGTGAGATTGGCTTTGATCTGGGCATTGATCAGGAGGAACATGTATGGATGTTCGAAGCGAACGCCAAACCCGGGCGCTCCATTTTCCGTCACCCTTCACTCCGGGTGGAGGGCAAATCGTCGGTGGAGCACATCTTGGAACACTGCCTGTATTTGAGCAAGTTCCGGAAGAAGGAAGAAATTTGA